The bacterium BMS3Abin14 genome has a window encoding:
- a CDS encoding fecR protein, with the protein MTGGMQRRPRGARRIAGSAALTLALAFFLSAPSFAGAQGGWIHDYIARLERIRDEARLKIRDAELTVSKTDRLLPRAREENNPQAEVLAEEARSIALAAKLKYRRVLDGAEAGISMARSYLEKANADSGYTRDTGVFFRTGTVHVRRGDTQVWNPPGEGAVALAPGDSVRTGSDGRAELRVMADGSRIDVAPSTTLKVIKNAIRLDLGKVLLRITKGINRKLIRFRVKTPSAVCAVRGTEFAVFTEPDGRTVVSVFEGDVEVTGLNGGEPVILKAGQESVIYPDHSPLPPRKFDPAKVRRGFKR; encoded by the coding sequence ATGACTGGCGGTATGCAAAGGCGGCCGAGGGGAGCGCGGCGAATTGCCGGTTCTGCAGCGCTCACCCTGGCGCTGGCGTTCTTCCTGTCGGCGCCCTCCTTTGCCGGGGCGCAGGGGGGATGGATCCACGATTATATTGCGCGGCTGGAGAGGATACGGGATGAGGCCAGACTGAAGATCAGGGACGCGGAACTGACCGTGTCAAAGACGGACCGGCTCCTCCCCCGCGCCAGGGAAGAGAATAATCCCCAGGCTGAAGTGCTGGCCGAAGAGGCCCGATCCATTGCTCTCGCCGCTAAACTGAAGTACAGGCGTGTCCTGGACGGGGCTGAAGCAGGCATAAGTATGGCCCGTTCTTATTTGGAGAAGGCCAACGCCGACAGCGGCTATACTCGGGATACGGGAGTGTTTTTTCGTACGGGTACGGTACATGTACGGCGTGGCGATACACAGGTCTGGAACCCACCCGGAGAAGGCGCGGTGGCCCTGGCTCCCGGCGACTCCGTGCGTACCGGCTCGGACGGTCGGGCCGAGCTGCGGGTGATGGCCGACGGCTCACGGATAGATGTGGCTCCAAGCACCACCTTGAAAGTGATCAAGAACGCTATAAGGCTTGATCTGGGAAAGGTTCTTCTCAGGATCACAAAGGGTATTAACCGAAAATTGATACGCTTCAGGGTGAAAACCCCGTCGGCGGTGTGCGCCGTACGGGGGACCGAGTTCGCCGTCTTCACGGAGCCTGACGGCAGGACGGTGGTTTCGGTTTTTGAAGGGGATGTGGAGGTAACCGGCCTGAATGGCGGAGAGCCCGTTATTCTCAAAGCGGGGCAGGAATCGGTCATTTACCCGGACCACTCCCCCCTTCCCCCCCGGAAATTCGACCCCGCAAAAGTAAGACGCGGTTTCAAAAGGTAA
- the gatC gene encoding aspartyl/glutamyl-tRNA(Asn/Gln) amidotransferase subunit C has product MKITPELVEHVADLARLKLSDGERKRMETQLGDILAYIGILDELDTSGVSPTSHVIDVFNVFRDDEVKPSFPVEKGLANAPDRSGTAFKVPRIIED; this is encoded by the coding sequence ATGAAAATCACCCCCGAACTGGTTGAACACGTTGCCGATCTTGCCCGCCTGAAACTATCCGATGGTGAAAGGAAGAGGATGGAGACCCAATTGGGTGACATACTCGCCTATATAGGCATCCTGGATGAATTGGACACTTCCGGCGTTTCCCCGACCTCCCACGTCATCGATGTATTCAACGTCTTTCGGGATGACGAGGTGAAGCCGTCCTTCCCGGTTGAAAAGGGCCTGGCCAACGCTCCCGACAGGTCCGGCACCGCCTTCAAGGTCCCGAGGATCATAGAGGACTAA
- the gatA gene encoding glutamyl-tRNA(Gln) amidotransferase subunit A, which produces MNLYSKTIHELHEEMKAGRLTSTQITESVFSRIAEVDSRVGAYLTLTEESAMEAAAKADARFEKGEFLGPLDGIPVGLKDIFITEGVRTTCASKILENFVPPYDGTVVARLKQAGAVISGKLNMDEFAMGSSNENSGFFPVHNPWNLGRVPGGSSGGAAASVAAGEAIGALGTDTGGSIRQPASHCGVVGMKPTYGRVSRYGVIAFASSLDQVGPLAKDVTDCAVLLKAIAGHDPADSTSAKLPVPDYPSLLTGDVEGMKVGIPDEYFGAGLDPEVEDLVRKAAAALESRGMELVPITLPSTRYAVATYYIIAPAEASSNLARYDGVRFGVRFPDAGGIMEMYKETRSRGFGPEVKRRIMLGTFALSSGYYDAYYGKAQRARTMIRREMDEAFSKVDVLLSPTAPTPAFPLGDKVDDPLKMYLSDIFTIPVNIAGVASLSLPCGLSGEGLPVGVQLISPAFREEVLLNVAFAYEKERGKFPECPL; this is translated from the coding sequence ATGAATCTTTACAGCAAAACCATACATGAGCTGCACGAGGAGATGAAAGCGGGCCGCCTCACCTCAACGCAGATTACGGAGAGTGTCTTTTCCCGTATTGCCGAGGTGGACAGCCGGGTTGGGGCCTACCTGACACTCACCGAGGAATCTGCCATGGAAGCGGCCGCGAAGGCTGATGCCCGGTTTGAAAAAGGCGAATTTCTTGGGCCTCTGGATGGGATACCCGTGGGGTTGAAGGACATTTTTATCACTGAAGGGGTTCGGACTACCTGTGCTTCAAAAATCCTGGAAAACTTTGTCCCACCCTATGATGGAACGGTAGTCGCACGGCTCAAACAGGCCGGCGCGGTCATTTCCGGCAAACTCAACATGGACGAGTTTGCCATGGGTTCATCCAACGAGAATTCCGGGTTCTTCCCGGTTCACAACCCGTGGAACCTCGGACGTGTTCCTGGAGGGTCATCGGGCGGTGCTGCCGCTTCCGTTGCGGCAGGAGAGGCCATCGGCGCACTGGGAACGGACACGGGCGGTTCCATCCGGCAGCCGGCGTCGCACTGCGGTGTCGTGGGCATGAAGCCCACCTATGGCAGAGTGAGTCGCTATGGAGTCATCGCTTTCGCATCGTCCCTGGATCAGGTTGGTCCTCTGGCGAAGGACGTCACCGACTGCGCTGTTCTACTGAAGGCCATCGCAGGTCATGATCCGGCCGATTCTACCTCCGCGAAGCTCCCGGTCCCCGACTATCCCTCCCTTCTCACGGGAGATGTTGAGGGTATGAAGGTGGGAATCCCGGACGAATATTTCGGGGCGGGGCTCGACCCGGAGGTGGAGGATCTGGTCAGGAAGGCGGCAGCGGCCCTGGAAAGCAGAGGGATGGAACTTGTTCCCATCACGCTTCCCAGCACCCGCTATGCAGTGGCGACCTACTACATCATCGCTCCGGCGGAGGCATCATCCAACCTGGCGCGCTATGACGGGGTCCGTTTCGGTGTCCGTTTTCCCGATGCCGGCGGTATCATGGAGATGTACAAGGAGACCCGCAGCAGGGGATTCGGGCCGGAGGTGAAACGCCGGATCATGCTCGGCACCTTTGCCCTGTCGTCAGGGTATTACGATGCCTACTACGGGAAGGCCCAGAGGGCGCGCACCATGATTCGCAGGGAGATGGACGAGGCGTTTTCAAAGGTGGACGTGCTCCTCTCTCCCACCGCCCCCACACCGGCGTTTCCCCTCGGGGATAAGGTGGACGACCCCCTGAAAATGTACCTTTCGGACATTTTTACGATTCCTGTGAACATTGCCGGGGTTGCCTCTTTGTCACTGCCCTGCGGCCTGTCCGGGGAAGGCCTGCCCGTGGGTGTGCAGCTCATCTCACCCGCCTTCAGGGAGGAAGTCCTGCTCAATGTGGCCTTCGCCTACGAAAAGGAGAGAGGGAAGTTCCCGGAGTGCCCATTGTAA
- the sttH gene encoding streptothricin hydrolase — translation MSEALIIIDVQKDYFPGGRMEVVNSKEAALMAKTLLDAFRKQNKLIVHVQHISTRAGTAFFLPETMGVEIHESVLPLDGEKIITKHFPNSFRDTELEELLRENGIKKITFCGMMSHMCIDATVRAAFDKGFTCIVADDACATIDLSHGGIDVPSSRVHASHMAALGAVYASVISSEEIIGQIGA, via the coding sequence ATGTCGGAAGCGTTAATTATAATTGATGTCCAAAAAGATTATTTTCCTGGTGGGCGCATGGAGGTTGTTAACTCCAAAGAAGCTGCTTTAATGGCAAAAACTTTATTGGACGCCTTTCGAAAGCAAAATAAACTTATAGTTCACGTCCAGCATATATCGACAAGAGCAGGAACAGCTTTTTTCCTGCCAGAGACAATGGGCGTTGAAATACATGAAAGTGTACTGCCTTTAGACGGAGAGAAAATCATTACCAAACATTTCCCGAATAGTTTCCGTGACACAGAACTTGAAGAATTGTTGCGTGAGAATGGCATTAAAAAGATCACATTCTGTGGCATGATGTCTCATATGTGTATAGATGCTACTGTTAGAGCGGCATTCGATAAAGGATTTACCTGCATTGTCGCGGACGATGCGTGTGCGACAATAGATCTTTCCCACGGCGGAATTGATGTTCCAAGCTCCAGGGTTCACGCATCACATATGGCGGCTCTTGGTGCGGTTTATGCCAGTGTAATTTCTTCCGAGGAAATTATTGGGCAAATCGGTGCTTAA
- the gatB gene encoding aspartyl/glutamyl-tRNA(Asn/Gln) amidotransferase subunit B: protein MEYEAVIGLEVHAQLKTNTKIFCGCSTRFGEEPNANTCPVCLGMPGVLPVLNRKVVKYAIMMGLATHCRIARESVFARKNYFYPDLPKGYQISQFEHPLCEKGWVDISTNGEARRIGITRIHMEEDAGKLVHEGAMGSSSFSLVDLNRACVPLIEIVSEPEIRSPEEAKRYVQTLRDIVIYLGICDGNMEEGSLRCDANISIRPRGSDTLGTRAEIKNMNSFRFLQAALEYETERQIEVVESGGHVVQETRLFDSVRGVTSSMRGKEEAHDYRYFPEPDLASIRIDEDWIRRVEGAMPELRVAKMNRFVEELGLPEYDAEVLTSEPEVAAFFESVVNAGAEAKAASNWVMGEFMRLAKDSGVGSACISPVQAARIIALVESQIVSGSAAKTVFEEVFATGSDPDSVVEERGLAQVSDDGAIRAEVMKAMEAHPAEVEQFRAGKDKVLGFFVGQVMRAMKGKANPKVVNQILRKLLSD from the coding sequence ATGGAATACGAAGCGGTTATAGGGCTCGAGGTTCACGCCCAGCTTAAAACGAATACCAAGATTTTCTGCGGCTGCAGCACCAGATTCGGCGAGGAACCCAACGCAAACACCTGCCCGGTGTGCCTTGGGATGCCCGGCGTCCTGCCGGTCCTCAACCGAAAGGTGGTAAAGTACGCCATCATGATGGGGCTGGCTACCCACTGCCGTATCGCCCGGGAGAGCGTATTCGCCCGGAAGAACTACTTTTATCCGGATCTGCCCAAGGGGTACCAGATCAGCCAGTTCGAACACCCTCTATGTGAGAAGGGCTGGGTCGACATCAGCACCAACGGGGAAGCAAGGCGCATAGGGATTACCCGGATTCACATGGAGGAGGACGCCGGCAAACTCGTACACGAGGGAGCCATGGGATCGTCGTCCTTCAGCCTGGTTGACCTGAACAGGGCCTGTGTTCCCCTCATCGAGATCGTCAGCGAACCGGAGATTCGATCCCCCGAGGAGGCCAAGAGGTACGTGCAGACCCTCCGGGACATAGTGATCTATCTGGGTATATGTGACGGGAACATGGAGGAAGGCTCTCTTCGGTGCGACGCCAATATCTCAATCAGGCCCAGGGGGTCGGATACCCTTGGCACAAGAGCTGAGATCAAGAACATGAACTCCTTCAGGTTTCTCCAGGCAGCCCTTGAATATGAGACCGAGCGGCAGATTGAAGTTGTGGAGAGCGGCGGCCATGTTGTCCAGGAGACCCGTCTTTTTGACTCCGTCAGGGGGGTGACGTCCTCCATGCGGGGGAAGGAGGAGGCCCACGATTATCGTTATTTTCCGGAACCCGACCTGGCCTCCATCAGGATCGATGAGGACTGGATCAGGAGGGTCGAGGGGGCAATGCCCGAATTGAGGGTCGCAAAGATGAACAGGTTTGTAGAGGAACTGGGGCTTCCGGAATACGATGCGGAGGTTCTCACCTCCGAGCCGGAGGTCGCAGCGTTCTTCGAGTCCGTGGTAAATGCCGGCGCCGAAGCCAAGGCCGCAAGCAACTGGGTTATGGGCGAGTTCATGCGTCTTGCAAAGGATAGCGGGGTCGGGTCTGCCTGCATCTCCCCGGTTCAGGCCGCCCGCATTATCGCCCTGGTGGAATCGCAGATTGTTTCGGGGTCCGCAGCGAAGACGGTTTTCGAGGAGGTATTCGCCACGGGCAGCGACCCCGACAGTGTTGTGGAGGAGCGGGGACTTGCGCAGGTTTCGGATGACGGGGCCATCAGGGCTGAGGTCATGAAAGCCATGGAGGCCCACCCGGCCGAAGTTGAGCAATTCAGGGCAGGCAAGGATAAGGTCCTCGGCTTTTTCGTGGGACAGGTAATGAGAGCGATGAAGGGCAAGGCAAATCCAAAGGTCGTCAATCAGATTCTTAGAAAACTTCTTTCTGATTGA
- the purU gene encoding formyltetrahydrofolate deformylase, with translation MSDKAPIVTALIQGKDTKGIIATITSWIFDHGGNIVYLDQHTDPVEDMFFMRTRWDMDGFEIPREELDDEFSKVCWRLGMAHRLFFSDRKKQIAIMVSKQGHCLLDLLYRWRSDHLQVDIPCIISNHEDQKDIAGYYHIPFHYFPVTKDNKKDQEKAVMELLRKENIDTIVLARYMQILSSKFVNTYRNSIINIHHSFLPAFVGADPYRQAFMRGVKIIGATSHYVTEKLDQGPIIFQDVIPVTHRDSVTSLQRKGLDIEKMVLARAVGMHVENRVLIHNGKTVVFGG, from the coding sequence ATGAGTGACAAGGCCCCCATAGTAACCGCACTGATCCAGGGTAAAGATACCAAGGGGATCATAGCAACAATTACCAGCTGGATCTTCGATCACGGCGGGAATATCGTCTACCTCGACCAGCACACCGATCCCGTGGAGGATATGTTTTTCATGAGGACCCGGTGGGACATGGATGGTTTCGAGATCCCGCGGGAGGAACTGGACGACGAGTTCAGCAAGGTATGCTGGCGTCTGGGAATGGCCCACAGGCTTTTCTTCTCCGACCGGAAAAAACAGATTGCCATCATGGTCTCCAAACAGGGCCATTGCCTCCTTGATCTCCTGTACAGATGGCGGAGCGACCACCTCCAGGTGGACATTCCATGCATCATCAGCAACCACGAGGACCAGAAGGATATCGCCGGGTACTACCACATTCCATTCCACTATTTCCCGGTTACGAAGGACAACAAGAAGGATCAGGAAAAAGCGGTGATGGAGCTTCTAAGGAAAGAGAATATCGACACCATCGTACTGGCAAGGTACATGCAGATCCTGTCATCCAAATTCGTCAACACCTACCGCAACAGCATCATCAACATCCACCACTCCTTTCTCCCCGCCTTCGTCGGGGCCGATCCCTACAGACAGGCATTCATGCGGGGAGTCAAGATCATCGGCGCCACCAGCCACTATGTTACCGAGAAACTGGACCAGGGGCCCATCATCTTTCAGGACGTGATCCCGGTTACCCACCGCGACAGCGTCACCTCCTTGCAGAGAAAAGGCCTGGACATCGAGAAGATGGTGCTGGCCAGAGCGGTGGGAATGCACGTGGAGAACAGGGTGCTGATCCACAACGGGAAAACGGTGGTCTTCGGGGGCTAG
- the mtnA gene encoding methylthioribose-1-phosphate isomerase: MPEIRPIRWDAERKLLMLLDQTKLPLEETYVEYADPAAVAEAISSLVVRGAPAIGCATAFGLVMAASGYSGTDPAELQARVRAAASKLASSRPTAVNLFWAIERMERVMSEAKNPDCSRVRDALEAEAMAIFREDLTACRRIGDLGARLVPEKARILTHCNAGALATAGYGTALGIIRSAVRDGKVAMVWVDETRPVLQGARLTAWEMMEDKIPATLITDSMAGSLMAAGRVDLVVVGADRIAANGDVANKIGTYSLAVLAHYHRIPFVVAAPMSTVDLSIISGGAIPIEERPLAEVAGYGNLSWAPDGIAVFNPSFDVTPANLITAIVTERGIVTPPLDQGLSGLLESG; encoded by the coding sequence GTGCCGGAAATTAGACCGATTCGCTGGGATGCAGAGCGCAAGCTCCTGATGCTCCTGGACCAGACAAAACTTCCCCTCGAAGAGACCTATGTCGAGTACGCTGACCCCGCTGCCGTCGCCGAGGCCATCAGCTCACTGGTGGTTCGCGGCGCCCCGGCCATAGGCTGTGCGACGGCCTTCGGCCTGGTTATGGCTGCAAGTGGCTACTCCGGTACGGACCCGGCTGAACTGCAGGCCAGGGTGAGGGCCGCGGCTTCCAAACTGGCGTCCTCCCGCCCAACTGCCGTCAACCTCTTTTGGGCCATAGAACGCATGGAGCGGGTGATGTCCGAGGCAAAAAACCCGGACTGTTCCCGGGTCAGAGATGCGCTGGAAGCTGAGGCTATGGCGATTTTCAGGGAGGACCTGACGGCATGCAGACGCATCGGGGACCTGGGAGCACGGCTTGTTCCTGAAAAAGCGAGGATCCTCACCCATTGCAATGCCGGAGCCCTGGCCACGGCCGGGTACGGGACCGCCCTTGGTATCATACGTTCCGCAGTCCGTGACGGGAAGGTTGCCATGGTCTGGGTGGACGAAACCCGTCCGGTCCTGCAGGGCGCGCGGCTGACAGCTTGGGAGATGATGGAAGATAAGATCCCCGCCACCCTTATTACCGACAGTATGGCCGGTTCCCTGATGGCCGCGGGCAGGGTGGATCTCGTGGTCGTGGGCGCTGACCGTATCGCGGCCAACGGGGACGTCGCCAACAAGATAGGGACCTACAGCCTTGCCGTTCTCGCTCACTATCACCGGATTCCATTCGTGGTGGCGGCCCCGATGTCCACGGTTGATCTTTCAATAATCTCCGGCGGGGCTATCCCCATTGAGGAACGACCCCTGGCCGAGGTTGCCGGGTATGGGAACCTGTCATGGGCCCCCGACGGGATCGCCGTGTTTAATCCTTCCTTCGATGTGACTCCCGCGAACCTGATTACCGCTATCGTCACTGAGCGCGGAATAGTAACACCGCCTCTCGACCAGGGCCTGTCAGGGCTTCTGGAGTCCGGGTAG
- the yhaH gene encoding inner membrane protein YhaH: MNWYLEVLKKYAVFSGRATRREYWMFFLFNTIITLVIGFVEGIAGSLGIFSMLYSLAVLIPGTGVSVRRLHDTDRSGWWLLISLIPLIGVIVLVVFTAQDSRPGDNQYGANPKIAAA; encoded by the coding sequence ATGAACTGGTATCTGGAAGTGCTGAAAAAGTATGCGGTGTTCAGCGGAAGGGCAACCAGGAGAGAGTACTGGATGTTTTTCCTCTTCAACACAATCATCACATTAGTGATCGGGTTCGTCGAGGGGATTGCCGGCAGCCTGGGCATTTTCAGTATGCTTTACAGCCTGGCTGTCCTGATCCCCGGTACCGGGGTGTCCGTCAGAAGGCTGCATGATACGGACCGGAGCGGTTGGTGGCTTCTCATCTCTCTAATTCCCCTGATCGGTGTCATTGTGCTTGTAGTATTTACGGCACAGGACAGCAGGCCGGGTGATAATCAATATGGGGCAAACCCGAAAATCGCAGCCGCCTGA